A single genomic interval of Xyrauchen texanus isolate HMW12.3.18 chromosome 40, RBS_HiC_50CHRs, whole genome shotgun sequence harbors:
- the LOC127633138 gene encoding LOW QUALITY PROTEIN: dual specificity phosphatase 29-like (The sequence of the model RefSeq protein was modified relative to this genomic sequence to represent the inferred CDS: inserted 1 base in 1 codon), producing MSREEVVYETPPICDLMTLLLRNRRASGPYNEVWPDIYISDASTARDKALLQRLGISHVVNAAHGPAHIDTGADFYSDIDVQYHGVEAPDNRDFDISXFFYPTAIFIYKAVTQQEGKVLVHCARGVSRSATLVLAYLMIYERLTVAEAIEIVCTHRNILPNAGFLQQLRQLDTTLTLQRKDEQL from the exons ATGAGCAGAGAGGAAGTTGTATATGAGACTCCACCCATCTGTGACCTTATGACACTCCTGCTAAGGAACCGACGGGCCTCCGGCCCCTATAACGAGGTCTGGCCCGACATCTACATCAGTGATGC TTCAACAGCAAGGGACAAAGCACTGTTGCAGCGATTAGGAATATCACATGTCGTTAATGCTGCGCACGGACCTGCTCATATCGACACCGGAGCTGATTTCTACTCTGACATAGATGTACAGTATCATGGAGTTGAAGCACCAGACAACAGAGACTTTGACATCT CCTTTTTCTACCCAAcagccatttttatttataaagctgTGACCCAGCAAG AAGGGAAGGTCTTGGTTCACTGTGCCAGGGGAGTGAGTCGTTCAGCAACTCTAGTTTTGGCGTATCTGATGATCTATGAAAGACTTACTGTTGCTGAGGCGATTGAAATTGTTTGCACGCACCGGAACATTCTACCAAATGCTGGTTTCCTTCAACAACTCCGTCAGCTGGACACCACCCTCACCCTACAGAGGAAAGATGAACAACTATAG